The Actinocatenispora sera genome has a window encoding:
- a CDS encoding alpha-L-rhamnosidase — translation MKRRTALTALAAGTGAAALGALPPASATAMPAGAPLRPYRLRVDGLADPLGIDDTAPRLSWWLAGGGTDRRQTGYQIRAASTRAGLATPDRWDSGHVESADSTQVGYGGPAPGSRDRVFWQVRVWDEHGRRGDWSEVASFELGLLSADDWTARWITHPDWLSVPTDVPLPLLAKQFRAGTVRRARLYLTGVGIYQASLNGRPVTDAVLEPPNTDYATRVTYACHDVTELIANGANTLAVRLGNGTFNVPDTPDRYRKYVRVQGPPKLLAQLEIDGEVIGTDTSWRTTLGPTTFATWYGGEDHDARREPVGWQQPGTDLSGWTAAVTTDPPGEHTVLTARRCPPIRPVDTVPTVAITQPKPGTYVFDLGVNIAGWEELRVAGPAGTEVAILPGERLTAEGLVDQGTMIAGGATSPPIVDHYTLAGSGTEVWHPRFCYHGMRYLQVTGLPAAPDRSMLRGIVLRTDNEPAGEFGTSSDLYDGVHRIIDRSVQGNMFSVPTDCPDREKLGWLEETHLNFATLSRNYDIGAWFAEFLRTVREAQEDTGLIPDIAPQYAHFSGGSHDEPNWGSAIIRAALATWRSYGDERVLADNYPAMQRYLDYLSGKASGDLLDYGLGDWGELGQNTPTGVAASYGYLRAARGLAEVATALDRHDDARRYGALADRIAVAFDAKYRDGDTYANGTQAADAFALDAGVVPAADRVAVLEHLVGRIRAFGNHLTVGEIALPAVFRALAAGGRDDVVADILATTGDPSYGYQLVCGATSLTEYWDGPTAYGSQNHWMLGAIEEWFHTRVGGLAAADGSVGYHDLVVAPVPVGDLTAAHVRYHTPYGPAGVAWSWHGREFRIAATVPIGTTALLVPPPGAAAVHPPRDARRDGAGWRVGSGQWTLTAATAGAAPRPGPVQLAVNGPRTDVPVLGDEPISAEFRLHNLGTQTVHVTPRVSVTGGFTAKVGQHRVTLHGGETVAVPVAVTRTDPGVRSGTLSLSAAGTRTAVALTQTDDWARLAMMTSSSDHNGSAASYTNDGRTDSAYWHNGVGGWNDGTSKQFPDTLTARWSHPVSVRRVVVYTLDSVQYPASRYGLRDYDVQVAVADGGWRTVASVRGNTAGHVESTFPAVWTSAVRLSISDTNDHGYSRVLELEAYSD, via the coding sequence ATGAAGAGACGTACCGCTCTGACCGCACTGGCGGCCGGGACCGGCGCCGCCGCCCTCGGCGCGCTGCCACCGGCCTCGGCGACCGCGATGCCGGCCGGCGCGCCGCTGCGACCGTACCGGCTGCGGGTCGACGGGCTGGCCGACCCGCTCGGCATCGACGACACCGCACCACGGCTGTCCTGGTGGCTGGCCGGCGGGGGTACCGACCGGCGGCAGACCGGCTACCAGATCCGGGCGGCGTCGACCCGGGCCGGACTGGCCACACCGGACCGGTGGGACTCCGGCCACGTCGAGTCGGCCGACAGCACCCAGGTCGGTTACGGCGGCCCCGCGCCGGGCTCCCGGGACCGGGTCTTCTGGCAGGTACGGGTCTGGGACGAGCACGGGCGGCGCGGCGACTGGAGCGAGGTCGCATCGTTCGAGCTGGGGCTGCTGTCCGCCGACGACTGGACGGCGCGCTGGATCACCCACCCGGACTGGCTTTCGGTGCCGACCGACGTGCCGCTTCCGTTGCTGGCCAAGCAGTTCCGGGCCGGCACCGTGCGCCGGGCCCGGCTGTACCTCACCGGCGTCGGGATCTACCAGGCGAGCCTGAACGGCAGGCCGGTCACCGACGCGGTGCTGGAACCGCCGAACACCGACTACGCGACCCGGGTGACCTACGCCTGCCACGACGTCACCGAGCTGATCGCGAACGGCGCCAACACCCTCGCGGTACGCCTGGGCAACGGGACGTTCAACGTGCCGGACACGCCCGACCGGTACCGCAAGTACGTCAGGGTGCAGGGGCCGCCGAAGCTGCTCGCGCAGCTGGAGATCGACGGCGAGGTCATCGGCACCGACACCAGTTGGCGCACCACCCTGGGCCCCACCACGTTCGCCACCTGGTACGGCGGGGAGGACCACGACGCGCGCCGCGAGCCCGTGGGCTGGCAGCAGCCGGGCACCGACCTGTCCGGCTGGACGGCCGCGGTGACCACGGATCCGCCGGGCGAACACACCGTGCTCACCGCCCGGCGCTGCCCGCCGATCCGGCCGGTCGACACCGTGCCCACGGTCGCGATCACGCAGCCGAAGCCCGGTACCTACGTGTTCGACCTGGGCGTGAACATCGCCGGCTGGGAGGAGCTGCGGGTCGCCGGGCCGGCCGGTACCGAGGTGGCGATCCTGCCGGGGGAGCGGCTGACCGCCGAGGGGCTGGTGGATCAGGGCACCATGATCGCCGGCGGGGCAACCTCGCCGCCGATCGTCGACCACTACACGCTCGCCGGGAGCGGCACGGAGGTGTGGCATCCGCGCTTCTGCTACCACGGCATGCGCTACCTGCAGGTGACCGGGCTGCCGGCGGCGCCGGACAGGTCGATGCTGCGCGGCATCGTGCTGCGGACCGACAACGAGCCGGCCGGCGAGTTCGGCACCTCCAGCGACCTGTACGACGGGGTGCACCGCATCATCGACCGGTCGGTGCAGGGCAACATGTTCAGTGTGCCGACCGACTGCCCGGACCGGGAGAAGCTCGGCTGGCTGGAGGAGACCCACCTCAACTTCGCCACCCTGTCCCGCAACTACGACATCGGCGCCTGGTTCGCCGAGTTCCTGCGTACCGTGCGGGAGGCGCAGGAGGACACCGGGCTGATCCCGGACATCGCCCCGCAGTACGCGCACTTCTCCGGCGGCAGCCACGACGAGCCGAACTGGGGCAGCGCGATCATCCGCGCGGCGCTCGCCACCTGGCGCAGCTACGGTGACGAGCGGGTGCTCGCGGACAACTACCCGGCCATGCAGCGCTACCTGGACTACCTGTCCGGCAAGGCGTCCGGCGACCTGCTCGACTACGGGCTGGGCGACTGGGGCGAGCTCGGCCAGAACACCCCGACCGGCGTGGCGGCAAGCTACGGCTACCTGCGGGCGGCGCGTGGCCTGGCCGAGGTGGCGACCGCACTGGACCGGCACGACGACGCGCGTCGTTACGGCGCTCTCGCGGACCGGATCGCCGTTGCCTTCGACGCGAAGTACCGGGACGGCGACACGTACGCCAACGGCACCCAGGCGGCCGATGCGTTCGCGCTCGATGCCGGCGTGGTACCGGCCGCCGACCGGGTGGCGGTGCTGGAGCACCTGGTCGGCCGGATCCGGGCGTTCGGCAACCACCTGACGGTCGGCGAGATCGCGCTGCCCGCGGTGTTCCGGGCGCTGGCCGCGGGCGGCCGGGACGACGTGGTGGCCGACATCCTCGCCACCACCGGCGATCCGAGCTACGGCTACCAGCTGGTGTGCGGCGCCACCTCGCTCACCGAGTACTGGGACGGGCCGACCGCGTACGGTTCGCAGAACCACTGGATGCTCGGCGCGATCGAGGAGTGGTTCCACACCCGGGTCGGCGGGCTGGCCGCGGCCGACGGCAGCGTCGGCTACCACGACCTCGTCGTCGCGCCGGTACCGGTGGGCGACCTCACCGCCGCGCACGTGCGCTACCACACCCCGTACGGCCCGGCCGGTGTCGCGTGGTCGTGGCACGGACGCGAGTTCCGCATCGCCGCAACGGTTCCGATCGGTACCACGGCGCTGCTGGTGCCACCGCCCGGCGCCGCCGCGGTACATCCGCCGCGCGACGCCCGCCGGGACGGTGCCGGGTGGCGGGTGGGTTCGGGGCAGTGGACGCTGACCGCGGCGACCGCCGGCGCGGCGCCGCGGCCCGGACCGGTGCAGCTGGCGGTCAACGGCCCGCGCACCGATGTCCCGGTGCTCGGCGACGAGCCGATCTCCGCCGAGTTCCGGCTGCACAACCTCGGTACGCAGACGGTCCACGTGACACCGCGGGTGAGCGTCACCGGCGGCTTCACCGCGAAGGTCGGGCAGCACCGGGTCACGCTGCACGGCGGGGAGACGGTGGCGGTGCCGGTGGCGGTGACCCGTACCGATCCGGGCGTGCGGTCGGGGACGCTGAGCCTGTCGGCCGCCGGCACGCGCACCGCGGTGGCGCTGACCCAGACCGACGACTGGGCGCGGCTGGCGATGATGACCTCGTCCAGCGACCACAACGGGTCGGCCGCGTCCTACACCAACGACGGCCGCACCGACTCCGCGTACTGGCACAACGGGGTCGGCGGGTGGAACGACGGAACGAGCAAGCAGTTCCCGGACACGCTGACCGCGCGCTGGTCGCATCCGGTGTCGGTGCGCCGGGTCGTGGTGTACACGCTGGACAGCGTGCAGTACCCGGCGAGCCGGTACGGGCTGCGCGACTACGACGTGCAGGTCGCCGTCGCCGACGGCGGCTGGCGCACCGTGGCGAGCGTGCGCGGCAACACCGCCGGGCACGTCGAGTCGACGTTCCCGGCCGTGTGGACGAGCGCGGTGCGGCTGTCGATCAGCGACACCAACGACCACGGCTACAGCCGTGTGCTGGAACTCGAGGCCTACTCCGACTGA
- a CDS encoding TetR/AcrR family transcriptional regulator, which yields MATRTRRGTARDRLIETTAAVIYRRGVTATGVDTITAAATVSKPTLYAHFRSKSELVTAALARQHGDRRDELARHLDGLADRSPAERILAIFDWLGEGQRAAGARGCAFVNAAAELVEDDDAAARQVIRDHKRWWADTFTELARQGGADDPAVVGAQLLLVLDGANARVLVEGDTAPFALARRLAELVLAAGLSR from the coding sequence ATGGCGACACGGACCAGGCGCGGCACCGCACGCGACCGACTCATCGAGACGACCGCCGCGGTGATCTACCGCCGGGGCGTCACCGCCACCGGGGTGGACACCATCACCGCGGCCGCCACCGTCTCCAAGCCCACGCTGTACGCGCACTTCCGGTCCAAGTCCGAGCTGGTCACCGCGGCGCTGGCGCGGCAGCACGGGGACCGGCGCGACGAGCTCGCCCGCCACCTCGACGGGCTCGCCGACCGCTCCCCCGCCGAGCGGATCCTCGCGATCTTCGACTGGCTGGGCGAAGGACAACGGGCCGCCGGCGCGCGCGGCTGCGCGTTCGTCAACGCCGCCGCCGAGCTGGTCGAGGACGACGACGCCGCGGCCCGGCAGGTCATCCGGGACCACAAGCGCTGGTGGGCGGACACGTTCACCGAACTGGCCCGGCAGGGCGGCGCAGACGACCCGGCCGTGGTCGGTGCGCAGCTGCTGCTCGTCCTCGACGGCGCGAACGCCCGGGTGCTGGTCGAGGGCGACACCGCACCGTTCGCCCTCGCCCGGCGGCTGGCGGAGCTGGTGCTCGCCGCCGGACTGTCGCGATGA
- a CDS encoding YbfB/YjiJ family MFS transporter, whose amino-acid sequence MTRTAVQARPLLIAVGLAAGPAVALGLARFAYALVLPAMRADLSLSFATAGALNTANAAGYLLGALVAAPLATRLGLRTAYLGGLVVTAAAVLASAGTGSVPLLAALRLLSGATGAVVLVLGGGLAARAGRDAGAQQATRLLAVYFCGGGAGILLSGLAVPPVLAAAGWRGAWVVLGVLAFAALAAAVPAARAVPADDAPASDRRAGRLPLRPLAPLLVCYGMFGAGYIAYMTFIVAYLRSEGAGAGTVTAFWALLGAAATVAGFLWAPLLAQLRAGRGIALILGVLVLGAALPLLPGGLPVAMLSAVPFGGAFLTVVAAVTAAARQYLQPRHWTAAIAALTTAFAAGQCIGPVLSGTLSDGPGGVRAGLGLGAALLAVAIGVALLVRDRRAGAPAAEQAPAQARPPAQSE is encoded by the coding sequence ATGACGCGCACCGCGGTGCAGGCCCGGCCGCTGCTGATCGCGGTGGGGCTCGCCGCCGGCCCGGCGGTCGCGCTCGGGCTGGCCCGGTTCGCGTACGCGCTGGTGCTGCCGGCGATGCGCGCCGACCTGTCCCTGAGCTTCGCCACCGCCGGGGCGCTGAACACCGCCAACGCGGCCGGTTACCTGCTCGGCGCGCTGGTCGCGGCGCCGCTCGCGACCCGGCTGGGGCTGCGCACCGCGTACCTGGGCGGGCTGGTCGTCACCGCGGCAGCGGTGCTGGCGTCGGCCGGGACCGGCTCGGTACCGCTGCTCGCGGCGCTGCGACTGCTCTCCGGTGCCACCGGGGCGGTGGTGCTGGTGCTCGGCGGCGGCCTCGCCGCCCGCGCCGGCCGCGACGCCGGCGCCCAACAGGCCACCCGGCTGCTCGCGGTGTACTTCTGCGGCGGCGGCGCCGGAATCCTGCTGTCCGGGCTCGCGGTGCCGCCGGTGCTGGCCGCCGCCGGCTGGCGCGGCGCCTGGGTGGTCCTCGGCGTCCTCGCGTTCGCCGCGCTGGCCGCCGCGGTGCCGGCGGCCCGGGCCGTACCGGCCGACGATGCGCCGGCGTCCGACCGCCGGGCGGGACGGCTGCCGCTGCGACCGCTCGCGCCGCTGCTGGTGTGCTACGGGATGTTCGGCGCCGGCTACATCGCCTACATGACGTTCATCGTCGCCTACCTGCGATCCGAGGGTGCCGGTGCCGGTACCGTCACCGCGTTCTGGGCGTTGCTCGGCGCCGCCGCCACGGTTGCCGGGTTCCTGTGGGCGCCGCTGCTCGCACAACTGCGCGCCGGCCGGGGCATCGCCCTGATCCTCGGCGTGCTGGTGTTGGGGGCCGCGCTGCCGCTGCTACCCGGCGGGCTGCCGGTCGCCATGCTGTCGGCGGTGCCGTTCGGCGGCGCGTTCCTGACCGTGGTCGCCGCGGTCACCGCGGCGGCCCGGCAGTACCTGCAGCCACGCCACTGGACGGCCGCGATCGCCGCGCTGACCACCGCGTTCGCCGCCGGGCAGTGCATCGGGCCGGTGCTGTCCGGCACCCTGTCCGACGGCCCCGGCGGAGTACGCGCCGGGCTCGGGCTCGGCGCGGCGCTGCTCGCCGTCGCGATCGGCGTGGCGTTGCTGGTGCGCGACCGCCGGGCCGGGGCCCCGGCCGCCGAGCAGGCCCCGGCGCAGGCACGACCGCCGGCTCAGTCGGAGTAG
- a CDS encoding fatty acid desaturase family protein: protein MSVPTVVRRGTGSDYAELSRRIAAAGLLRRRPVYQVFALGSTAALYVGAWLLFALVGDSWWQLGTAALLAVAFTQVGFVGHEVAHRQVVSSRRSAERIGLVAGNLLIGLGHGWWADKHNRHHAHPNQVGADPDVAAGVVRWTEEQAEDTSGVQRFVTRWQGILFLPMLTLEGLNLHVAGFRSAFGRKVRHPVLEGVVLGLHVVGYVAVAFTVLSPGKAIAFMALHQALFGVYMGLSFAPNHKGMPVLGPDVQLDFLRRQVLTSRNVRGGPVTDWMLGGLNYQIEHHLFPSMPRPALRRAQPIVAAYCAELGVDYEQESLPRSYARALQALHEVGEPLRS, encoded by the coding sequence ATGTCCGTACCGACCGTCGTCCGACGTGGCACCGGCAGTGACTACGCAGAGTTGTCCCGACGGATCGCGGCGGCGGGGCTGCTGCGCCGCAGGCCCGTCTACCAGGTGTTCGCGCTCGGTTCCACCGCCGCCCTGTACGTCGGCGCGTGGCTGCTGTTCGCGCTGGTCGGTGACTCGTGGTGGCAGTTGGGTACGGCCGCGCTGCTGGCCGTGGCGTTCACCCAGGTGGGGTTCGTCGGGCACGAGGTGGCGCACCGGCAGGTCGTGTCGTCGCGCCGCAGCGCGGAACGGATCGGGCTGGTCGCGGGCAACCTGCTGATCGGCCTCGGTCACGGATGGTGGGCGGACAAGCACAACCGGCACCACGCGCATCCCAACCAGGTCGGCGCCGATCCGGACGTGGCCGCAGGCGTGGTGCGCTGGACCGAGGAGCAGGCGGAGGACACCTCCGGCGTGCAGCGGTTCGTCACCCGCTGGCAGGGCATCCTGTTCCTGCCGATGCTGACGCTGGAGGGGCTCAACCTGCACGTGGCCGGGTTCCGGTCCGCGTTCGGCCGCAAGGTACGCCACCCCGTGTTGGAGGGCGTGGTGCTCGGCCTGCACGTGGTCGGCTACGTCGCCGTCGCCTTCACCGTGCTCTCGCCGGGCAAGGCGATCGCGTTCATGGCGCTGCACCAGGCGCTGTTCGGCGTCTACATGGGACTGTCGTTCGCACCGAACCACAAGGGCATGCCGGTACTGGGGCCGGACGTGCAGCTCGACTTCCTGCGCCGCCAGGTGCTCACCTCCCGCAACGTGCGCGGCGGACCGGTCACCGACTGGATGCTCGGCGGCCTCAACTACCAGATCGAGCATCACCTGTTCCCGTCGATGCCGCGACCGGCGTTGCGCCGGGCGCAACCGATCGTCGCCGCCTACTGCGCCGAACTCGGCGTCGACTACGAGCAGGAGTCGCTGCCCCGCTCGTACGCACGGGCCCTGCAGGCGCTGCACGAGGTTGGCGAACCACTACGCTCTTGA
- a CDS encoding alpha-L-rhamnosidase, translated as MTEPVRVDDPRVERLVDPLGIDEPSPLLSWRLTGSRHGIRQRAYRIVVAAEADPLTAPAHWDSGPVDSGESVGVAYRGPRLAPRTRYLFRVRVTDDHGVESDWSPPGSWETGQLDPAQWTAGWITAASERDAPLPPDLDTTEPLHSLHRIGAPDGGRAAPGPAGGPVTLRTSFELPGGRRIVAATTAFADEATVRVNGTEVPAVGSAARALRPGTNEIAVTTPAGHAVGRLDVALDGLPPRTIATDDTWHTDDGRLAVSLGPHGAPPWGRTAITHRPSPYLRREFRLDAPVRRARLYVTAAGLYSMRLNGTRVGSDHLAPGWTDYATRVPYQSHDVTGLLRAGDNVLGAVLADGWFAGSVGFCRSFHYGHVRALRAELHVWTTDGDHQVIGTDTGWRAGTGAVRYADLQHGTVVDARAEPVGWDAAGFAGDWPAAVPTDGPAGRVTAAIAPPVRVRHELAPRSVDTRPDGRRIIDFGQNLVGWIRLRVRGEAGRRIIVRHAEVLDHNGELYLDALRTARATDEYVLAGHSDGEVFEPEFTSHGFRYCELTGCPDGAEITALVAYADMAATGEFSCSDERINRLHDNIRWSQRGNFLAVPTDCPQRDERLGWTGDAQVFAPTAAFGYDVAAFLRKWLVDVRDAQLADGAITHVAPDVLSGQLDTPQHGSPGWGDAIVLVPAALHAAYGDTRVVRECLPAMLRWLDYLDRPDAPRHPRGGFADWLAVTPTDKDVVNAAYLARSARVAARLAAVVDEPDAAAHCTGIADRATAAFRDAYVGGDGRIAGGTQTAAVLALQAGLVTEAERPAVVRRLAAEVAARNTHLSTGFLGTPWLLDALASGGRLDVAYALLLRDTYPSWLFPVVHADATTIWERWDSWSESRGFADEGMTSFNHYAYGAVGDFLHRVVGGLAPAEPGYRRITVRPRPGGGIDSAGARLHTGYGLVMVRWQAEPYRLEVAVPPNTSADVHLPPGVAPPSTDDPGVRSVAPDAEGGTVAWLGSGHYTFSA; from the coding sequence GTGACGGAACCGGTGCGGGTCGACGATCCGCGGGTGGAACGGCTCGTCGATCCGCTCGGGATCGACGAGCCGTCGCCGTTGCTGTCCTGGCGGCTGACCGGCTCCCGCCACGGCATCCGGCAGCGGGCGTACCGGATCGTCGTCGCCGCCGAGGCCGACCCGCTGACAGCGCCGGCGCACTGGGACAGCGGGCCGGTGGACTCCGGCGAGAGCGTCGGCGTCGCCTACCGCGGACCGCGGCTGGCGCCGCGCACCCGGTACCTGTTCCGGGTCCGGGTCACCGACGACCACGGCGTCGAGAGCGACTGGTCGCCGCCCGGCAGTTGGGAGACCGGCCAGCTCGACCCGGCACAGTGGACGGCGGGCTGGATCACCGCGGCGAGCGAGCGGGACGCGCCGCTGCCGCCGGACCTGGACACGACCGAGCCGCTGCACTCGCTGCACCGCATCGGTGCACCCGACGGCGGCCGGGCCGCGCCGGGCCCGGCCGGCGGTCCGGTCACGCTGCGCACCTCGTTCGAGCTGCCCGGCGGGCGCCGGATCGTGGCCGCCACCACCGCCTTCGCCGACGAGGCCACGGTGCGCGTCAACGGCACCGAGGTGCCCGCGGTGGGCTCCGCCGCCCGCGCACTTCGCCCGGGTACCAACGAGATCGCGGTCACCACACCGGCCGGGCACGCGGTCGGCCGGCTGGACGTCGCGCTGGACGGGCTGCCGCCGCGCACCATCGCCACCGACGACACCTGGCACACCGACGACGGCCGGCTCGCCGTGTCACTCGGCCCGCACGGCGCGCCACCGTGGGGCCGGACGGCGATCACCCACCGGCCCAGCCCGTACCTGCGGCGGGAGTTCCGGCTGGACGCCCCGGTGCGGCGGGCCCGGCTGTACGTCACCGCCGCCGGCCTCTACTCGATGCGGCTCAACGGGACCCGGGTGGGCAGCGACCACCTCGCGCCGGGCTGGACCGACTACGCCACCCGGGTGCCGTACCAGAGCCACGACGTGACCGGGCTGCTGCGGGCCGGCGACAACGTGCTCGGTGCGGTGCTCGCGGACGGCTGGTTCGCCGGCAGCGTCGGTTTCTGCCGGTCGTTCCACTACGGGCACGTCCGGGCCCTGCGGGCCGAACTGCACGTCTGGACCACCGACGGTGACCACCAGGTGATCGGTACCGACACCGGGTGGCGCGCCGGTACCGGCGCCGTCCGGTACGCCGACCTGCAGCACGGCACCGTCGTCGACGCCCGGGCCGAGCCGGTCGGCTGGGATGCCGCGGGGTTCGCCGGCGACTGGCCGGCGGCGGTACCGACCGACGGCCCGGCCGGCCGGGTCACCGCGGCGATCGCGCCGCCGGTCCGGGTCCGGCACGAGCTCGCGCCGCGGTCCGTCGACACCCGGCCGGACGGCCGGCGCATCATCGACTTCGGGCAGAACCTGGTCGGCTGGATCCGGTTGCGGGTGCGCGGCGAGGCCGGCCGGCGCATCATCGTCCGGCACGCCGAGGTGCTCGACCACAACGGCGAGCTGTACCTGGACGCGCTGCGCACCGCGCGCGCCACCGACGAGTACGTGCTGGCCGGGCACTCCGACGGCGAGGTGTTCGAGCCGGAGTTCACCAGTCACGGCTTCCGCTACTGCGAGCTGACCGGCTGCCCGGACGGCGCCGAGATCACCGCCCTGGTCGCGTACGCGGACATGGCCGCCACCGGCGAGTTCTCCTGCTCCGACGAGCGGATCAACCGGCTGCACGACAACATCCGGTGGAGCCAGCGGGGCAACTTCCTCGCGGTACCGACCGACTGCCCGCAGCGCGACGAGCGGCTCGGCTGGACCGGCGACGCGCAGGTGTTCGCGCCGACCGCGGCGTTCGGGTACGACGTGGCCGCGTTCCTGCGCAAGTGGCTGGTCGACGTGCGCGACGCGCAGCTCGCGGACGGCGCGATCACGCACGTCGCGCCGGACGTGCTCAGCGGCCAGCTGGACACCCCGCAGCACGGCAGCCCCGGCTGGGGCGACGCGATCGTGCTGGTGCCCGCCGCCCTGCACGCCGCGTACGGCGACACCCGGGTGGTGCGCGAGTGCCTGCCGGCGATGCTGCGTTGGCTGGACTACCTGGACCGCCCGGACGCGCCGCGCCATCCGCGCGGCGGGTTCGCCGACTGGCTCGCCGTCACGCCGACCGACAAGGACGTCGTGAACGCCGCGTACCTGGCGCGCTCCGCGCGGGTGGCGGCGCGGCTGGCCGCGGTGGTCGACGAGCCGGACGCGGCGGCGCACTGCACCGGCATCGCCGACCGGGCCACCGCGGCGTTCCGGGACGCGTACGTGGGCGGGGACGGGCGAATCGCCGGCGGCACCCAGACCGCCGCCGTGCTGGCGCTCCAGGCGGGGCTGGTCACGGAGGCCGAGCGGCCCGCGGTGGTGCGCCGGCTCGCCGCCGAGGTCGCCGCCCGCAACACGCACCTGAGCACCGGCTTTCTCGGTACCCCGTGGCTGCTGGACGCGCTCGCCAGCGGTGGCCGGCTGGACGTGGCGTACGCGCTGCTGCTGCGCGACACGTACCCGTCCTGGCTGTTCCCGGTGGTGCACGCCGACGCCACCACGATCTGGGAACGGTGGGACTCGTGGAGCGAGTCGCGCGGCTTCGCCGACGAGGGCATGACCTCCTTCAACCACTACGCGTACGGCGCGGTCGGCGACTTCCTGCACCGGGTGGTGGGCGGCCTGGCACCGGCCGAGCCCGGGTACCGGCGGATCACGGTACGGCCGCGTCCCGGCGGCGGCATCGACTCGGCCGGCGCCCGGTTGCACACCGGGTACGGCCTCGTGATGGTGCGATGGCAGGCCGAACCGTACCGGTTGGAGGTGGCGGTACCGCCGAACACCAGCGCCGACGTGCACCTGCCGCCCGGGGTCGCGCCGCCGTCGACCGACGATCCCGGCGTACGGTCGGTCGCGCCCGACGCCGAGGGCGGAACGGTCGCCTGGCTCGGCTCCGGCCACTACACGTTCTCCGCCTGA
- a CDS encoding S41 family peptidase: MDSPTADEAMSGAAARADLDHLVEVLTDAHPDAYHGFGGAVAFWRAVSETRAAIPASGLTATALYGRLARLAAGVRDAHTALFPPGRRSFTDPAAPRYGIDWDVVDGALVVSAVHTAGHRPLLRARLRAVDGVAFDELVGRMRRLRGYDNAHGNLVHLAQALDDPAAASLLTGAAGDRRVELATSGGPAEVTLAPWRPRPADRLAPTSRLPLPVPGPSGIATAMLGPVGYLRLGELLGYREVFENARVDGVDWLLGERLDTALERLGVTGAPPGVDERIALVPSASEAIGGLLERLRTAGGDRLVVDLRHCPGGNSIIGDILATLLYGVDGVLDGDEGYQVPRYSPRYFQHYRDSPATPGYDFGAERDWLATRSDPHARRRRRRAALTELRSRLPAFDRQLARAAIPPAPRVAVVVDAFTFSAGFDVLLALRRHGATVVGTAPAQAANCFIDILPFQLHHSGLRGMVSFKWSVSLPDEPDNGTLLRPDVPLTAAEYDLDPNAAVLLALDHLDHDRARTGAGTSTDPGACGTAPAR; this comes from the coding sequence ATGGACTCACCGACGGCGGACGAGGCCATGTCCGGCGCCGCGGCGCGCGCCGATCTCGACCACCTCGTCGAGGTACTGACCGATGCGCACCCGGACGCGTACCACGGGTTCGGCGGCGCCGTGGCGTTCTGGCGGGCGGTGTCCGAGACGCGGGCCGCCATACCGGCGTCCGGCCTGACCGCCACCGCCCTGTACGGGCGGCTGGCCCGGCTCGCCGCCGGCGTCCGGGACGCACACACCGCGCTGTTCCCGCCCGGCCGCCGGTCGTTCACCGATCCCGCGGCGCCCCGGTACGGGATCGACTGGGACGTGGTCGACGGGGCCCTCGTCGTCAGCGCCGTCCACACCGCCGGCCATCGGCCGCTGCTTCGCGCCCGGCTGCGCGCGGTCGACGGCGTCGCGTTCGACGAGCTGGTCGGGCGGATGCGGCGGCTGCGCGGGTACGACAACGCGCACGGCAACCTGGTCCACCTCGCCCAGGCGCTGGACGACCCGGCCGCGGCCAGCCTGCTGACCGGTGCGGCGGGCGACCGCCGGGTCGAGCTCGCCACCTCGGGTGGGCCGGCCGAGGTGACGCTGGCGCCGTGGCGGCCGCGACCGGCCGACCGGCTGGCGCCGACCTCGAGGTTGCCGCTGCCGGTACCGGGGCCGAGCGGGATCGCGACGGCGATGCTGGGCCCGGTCGGCTACCTGCGACTCGGCGAGCTCCTGGGCTACCGGGAGGTGTTCGAGAACGCCCGGGTCGACGGCGTCGACTGGCTGCTCGGCGAGCGACTGGACACCGCGCTGGAGCGGCTGGGTGTGACCGGTGCACCGCCGGGGGTCGACGAACGGATCGCGCTCGTGCCGTCGGCGAGCGAGGCCATCGGCGGGCTGCTCGAGCGGCTGCGCACCGCGGGAGGCGATCGGCTCGTGGTCGACCTTCGGCACTGTCCGGGCGGCAACTCGATCATCGGCGACATCCTCGCCACCCTGCTGTACGGAGTGGACGGCGTGCTCGACGGTGACGAGGGCTACCAGGTGCCGCGGTACTCGCCGCGGTACTTCCAGCACTACCGCGACAGCCCCGCCACCCCCGGCTACGACTTCGGTGCCGAACGCGACTGGCTCGCGACGCGCTCCGACCCGCACGCCCGCCGCCGACGGCGCCGGGCCGCACTGACCGAACTGCGGAGCCGGCTGCCCGCCTTCGACCGGCAGCTCGCCCGGGCCGCCATCCCGCCGGCGCCACGGGTGGCGGTGGTGGTCGACGCCTTCACGTTCTCGGCCGGGTTCGACGTACTGCTGGCGTTGCGCCGGCACGGCGCGACCGTGGTCGGCACCGCACCGGCGCAGGCGGCCAACTGTTTCATCGACATCCTGCCGTTCCAGCTCCACCATTCCGGACTTCGCGGCATGGTCTCCTTCAAATGGTCGGTGTCGCTGCCGGACGAACCGGACAACGGCACGCTGCTGCGCCCGGACGTGCCACTGACGGCTGCCGAGTACGACCTCGACCCGAACGCGGCGGTGCTGCTGGCGCTGGACCACCTCGACCACGACCGAGCGCGTACTGGGGCTGGCACCAGTACGGATCCGGGTGCGTGCGGCACTGCGCCGGCCCGGTGA